A DNA window from Danio aesculapii chromosome 1, fDanAes4.1, whole genome shotgun sequence contains the following coding sequences:
- the cntf gene encoding ciliary neurotrophic factor: MAGRGTNGRHGLRGRVGTSAALARLLHKECIQLLKSYRNSESLPSSPVEGGHLISIPPLVPQLSDEEKISILHAALKECLRLLEDVITREDEEFPDEDSEYKRIRTTVRDRLRHLLASTEQMIVDGQKFEAEVEEELDGQATGGSFGLKMWTVRVFQELVHWTGQTSDALSSLPAEKDKAPVSRRTRRGAGKLRK, from the exons ATGGCTGGCAGAGGTACAAACGGTCGTCATGGGTTGCGGGGCCGCGTAGGGACAAGCGCAGCTCTTGCCCGGCTTCTCCACAAGGAATGCATCCAACTCCTCAAGTCATAC AGAAACAGTGAATCACTGCCGTCTTCACCAGTGGAAGGAGGTCACCTAATATCCATCCCTCCGCTGGTTCCTCAgctgtcagatgaagaaaaaatatCCATCCTGCACGCCGCGCTCAAGGAGTGTCTGCGACTCCTGGAAGATGTCATCACCCGGGAGGACGAAGAGTTTCCTGATGAAGACAGCGAATATAAGAGGATACGGACTACTGTGAGGGATCGACTGAGGCACCTGTTGGCAAGCACAGAGCAGATGATAGTGGACGGCCAGAAATTCGAAGCTGAAGTTGAAGAG GAGCTGGACGGTCAGGCGACTGGTGGGAGTTTTGGACTGAAGATGTGGACCGTGCGGGTGTTCCAGGAGCTCGTTCACTGGACAGGGCAAACTTCAGACGCCCTCAGCTCTCTGCCAGCAGAAAAGGATAAAGCGCCAGTGTCCCGAAGGACAAGAAGAGGTGCTGGGAAACTAAGGAAGTGA